A section of the Phaseolus vulgaris cultivar G19833 chromosome 8, P. vulgaris v2.0, whole genome shotgun sequence genome encodes:
- the LOC137823761 gene encoding amino acid transporter AVT6A-like gives MTISSLAPKTEKKRSRKNKAVVNENAPLLPKSHVQESDAGFDDFNGASFSGAVFNLSTTIIGAGIMALPATLKQLGMVPGLIAIVIMALLTEKSIELLIRFTRAGKSASYAGLMGDSFGKYGKALAQICVIINNIGVLIVYMIIIGDVLSGTSSSGDHHYGILEGWFGVQWWTGRTFVVLVTTLAIFAPLASFKRIDSLRFTSALSVALAVVFLVIAVGIAVVKIISGGIEMPRLFPDATTDLASFFKLFTVVPVFVTAYICHYNVHSIDNELEDSSQMRGVVQTALLLCSSVYVMISFFGFLLFGDGTLDDVLANFDTDLGIPFGSVLNDAVRISYAAHLMLVFPVVFYPLRLNIDGLLFSSSRPLVLDNFRFASVTISLIGVIFLGANFIPSIWDAFQFTGATAAVCIGFIFPAAITLRDRYNIATKSDKILSVVMIVLAVFSNVVAIYSDAYALIKQNQTSRE, from the exons ATGACGATTAGTAGTTTAGCACCTAAGACAGAGAAGAAGAGATCAAGGAAGAACAAGGCAGTGGTTAATGAGAATGCGCCCTTGTTGCCGAAAAGTCATGTTCAGGAGAGTGATGCTGGGTTTGATGATTTCAACGGAGCTTCATTTTCTGGGGCTGTTTTTAACTTATCCACTACAATTATTGGTGCTGGAATCATGGCGTTGCCTGCAACCTTGAAACAGTTGGGAATGGTGCCTGGCCTTATTGCTATCGTCATCATGGCCTTGTTGACAGAGAAGTCCATTGAGCTTTTGATTAGGTTTACCCGAGCAGGGAAGTCTGCTTCTTACGCTGGTCTCATGGGGGATTCATTTGGGAAGTATGGAAAAGCTCTGGCGCAGATATGTGTTATAATCAATAACATTGGTGTGCTCATTGTTTACATGATTATAATTG GTGATGTGCTCTCTGGAACATCTTCAAGCGGAGATCATCACTACGGTATCCTTGAAGGATGGTTTGGTGTGCAATGGTGGACAGGACGAACATTTGTTGTACTTGTTACAACACTCGCCATATTTGCACCGCTTGCGAGCTTTAAACGAATTG ATTCATTGAGATTCACATCTGCCCTTTCAGTTGCACTGGCAGTTGTTTTTCTAGTCATTGCTGTGGGAATTGCAGTTGTCAAGATAATAAGTGGAGGCATTGAGATGCCCAGACTCTTCCCAGACGCCACCACAGATTTGGCATCATTCTTTAAACTATTCACTGTAGTTCCTGTGTTTGTGACTGCCTATATCTGCCACTACAATG TTCACAGCATAGACAATGAGCTTGAGGACTCATCACAGATGCGAGGGGTTGTACAAACTgcccttcttctatgttcttctgtATATGTAATGATAAGCTTCTTCGGTTTTCTCCTGTTTGGGGATGGGACTCTTGATGATGTTTTGGCCAATTTCGATACCGATCTTGGAATCCCTTTTGGTTCTGTGCTCAATGATGCTGTTCGTATAAGCTACGCAGCACACCTGATGCTTGTATTCCCAGTTGTCTTCTATCCATTGCGGCTCAATATAGATGGTCTCCTCTTCTCTTCATCAAGGCCTCTGGTTCTGGATAACTTCAGATTTGCATCTGTGACTATTTCCCTTATTGGTGTAATCTTCCTGGGAGCAAATTTCATACCCAGCATTTGGGATGCTTTCCAGTTTACCGGAGCAACCGCCGCAGTCTGTATAGGATTCATTTTTCCAGCTGCCATCACTCTTAG GGACCGCTACAACATTGCAACTAAATCAGACAAGATTTTATCTGTTGTTATGATAGTCTTGGCCGTCTTCTCTAACGTGGTGGCTATATACAGTGATGCCTATGCATTGATCAAGCAGAACCAAACTTCACGAGAATGA
- the LOC137823482 gene encoding putative UPF0481 protein At3g02645, with product MSHFRPTTPKESKSNFDELRWVIQIRDTLNEVLEDDDQFHVSIFNVPKPLMATDPDSYIPQQVSIGPYHHWRQELYEMERYKIASAKRFQEQLQSLKLEHIVDQLMKLEHRIRACYHRYLNYNGETLMWMVAIDASFLLEFLQVYSIQDGTVMIPGVSSRMSHFMDYAGRRIAHNAILKDIVMLENQIPLFVLRKMLEFKFSSMELADGMLVAMLIGLLKQLSPFKVIEKDYSEISVSECAHLLDFLYAMIVPKLEEQSDVVQLEDQHKDNEDHEESFLNYAKQFLCEIWSFLSKLVTAFVNLIKKFQQCRTMKVITWLPWTIISNLPGVGIIKQPVEYLFFSEDKEASTAENGNLSSDNATNKPPLMEEIAIPSVTELSKSGVCFMATNGDISTIGFDVKTVTLYLPTIGLDVNSEVLLRNLVAYEASAASGSLVFTRYTELMNGIIDHEEDAKILREKGVILNHLKSDEEVATLWNGMTKSIKLTRVPFLDKVIEDVNQHYNGRMCIKVLKFMKVYVFASWQFLIFLAAIFLLFLMSLQVFCSFYVCNRRNQVSETK from the coding sequence ATGTCTCATTTTAGACCCACAACACCaaaagaatccaaatccaactTTGATGAGCTTCGGTGGGTGATTCAAATACGTGATACTCTCAATGAAGTGCTTGAAGATGATGATCAATTCCATGTGTCCATCTTCAATGTGCCTAAGCCCCTTATGGCTACTGATCCAGATTCTTATATCCCTCAGCAAGTTTCCATAGGACCTTATCATCATTGGCGTCAAGAACTCTATGAGATGGAGAGATATAAAATTGCTTCAGCAAAAAGATTCCAAGAACAACTACAAAGCCTCAAGTTAGAACACATAGTTGACCAATTGATGAAGTTAGAACATAGGATAAGAGCATGCTACCATAGGTACTTAAATTATAATGGAGAAACATTGATGTGGATGGTGGCTATTGATGCCTCGTTTTTGCTTGAATTTCTTCAAGTTTATAGCATTCAAGATGGAACAGTGATGATACCAGGAGTTTCATCAAGAATGTCTCACTTCATGGATTATGCTGGGAGGAGAATTGCTCATAATGCAATCTTGAAGGACATAGTAATGCTTGAAAATCAGATTCCACTATTTGTGTTGAGAAAGATGTTGGAGTTCAAATTCTCATCAATGGAATTAGCAGATGGCATGTTGGTTGCCATGTTGATAGGATTGTTGAAACAACTTTCTCCTTTCAAGGTGATAGAGAAGGATTATTCAGAGATCAGTGTCTCAGAGTGTGCACATTTGCTAGATTTTTTGTATGCTATGATTGTGCCTAAATTGGAAGAACAATCAGATGTAGTCCAGTTAGAGGATCAACACAAAGATAATGAGGATCATGAAGAATCATTCTTGAACTATGCTAAGCAATTTCTATGTGAGATTTGGAGCTTTCTTTCAAAATTGGTTACAGCATTTGTAAACTTAATTAAGAAATTCCAGCAATGTAGAACCATGAAAGTTATCACTTGGTTGCCTTGGACTATAATTTCTAACCTTCCTGGAGTAGGAATTATTAAGCAACCTGTTGAATACTTATTTTTCTCGGAAGATAAAGAAGCAAGCACAGCAGAGAATGGGAATTTAAGCTCAGATAATGCCACCAACAAACCACCCTTGATGGAGGAAATTGCAATTCCTTCAGTCACAGAACTCTCTAAGTCTGGGGTTTGTTTCATGGCCACCAATGGAGACATATCAACCATTGGATTTGATGTAAAAACAGTAACACTGTACCTTCCAACAATTGGTTTAGACGTGAACAGTGAAGTGTTATTGAGAAACTTAGTTGCTTATGAAGCATCAGCTGCATCAGGGTCACTGGTTTTCACCCGTTACACTGAATTGATGAATGGGATTATAGACCATGAGGAAGATGCGAAGATTCTTAGAGAAAAAGGGGTTATTTTGAACCATTTGAAGAGTGATGAAGAGGTGGCTACCCTGTGGAATGGGATGACCAAGTCCATTAAATTGACAAGGGTGCCATTCCTGGATAAAGTCATTGAAGATGTCAACCAGCATTATAATGGTAGAATGTGTATCAAAGTTTTGAAGTTCATGAAGGTTTATGTATTTGCTTCATGGCAATTTCTAATATTTCTTGCTGCCATCTTTCTCTTATTCTTGATGTCCTTGCAAGTGTTCTGCTCTTTCTATGTATGCAATCGCAGAAATCAGGTCAGTGAGACTAAATGA
- the LOC137823760 gene encoding pentatricopeptide repeat-containing protein At3g29290 isoform X2 — MPLLLSLPFQFHTCLLKLSHSPFLSAPTRTKAYVRTRDSYLGIVFLSQPKYSIGSTGFHESTPKPRDSVHAVVDSGLWEQEEECVDEGREIVDATSFVSKKELPWGELELEDGDDDMEGRGQFDPTIVTKDELCLWGEDDDVEVREEFGTSIVSKEELHPWGVAELDDNDKGIEGVNAYFVSNKELAPWEEVKDDEEDDRNNNGNGNAERRAHGGASFVANKKFSTSTEAEDGDDDFDYNNNYAVERITNGDAYFVAKKELPPWGEAQNGNVVDNNAERRANGEVYIGAKKELAPCGEEDDDGHLYSRPVETTLSAPKGTGLMREHGAIFLEEMDESVLSNRIVVLSRTNKIRSAMEYFKSMEISDLSPNIHACNSLVSSLLRNGWYDDCLKVFNFTRAKGITTGHTYSLILKAHAKAHGCDSALIFFRELESECDVEKDFDAIVYNTMISICRNADNWSEIERLWRSMKENGCAGTCVTYRLLINSFVRCDQNDLAFYAYREMVQNGFEPDNNILNAIICLCAKEGKWDDALSVFKTMLKGELKPNLVACNALINSLGRAGELKQAFQIYKTMKSLDLKPDAYTFNALLSSLNKANRHHKALELFEMIERDQTFQFNIHLYNTVLMSCSKLRLWERAVEILWQMEASGLSNLTMSYNLVIRTCELARRSTIALQVYKHMVHQKCSPNVFTYLSVVRCCVRGNLWEDLEEILNSMPNATLYNAAIQGLCLRCNVNLANKVYTKMLESGLQPDVKTQVLMLRMIRKRE, encoded by the exons ATGCCCCTTTTGTTGAGTTTACCGTTTCAGTTTCACACTTGTCTTCTCAAGCTTTCTCATTCTCCCTTTCTCAGTGCTCCTACTCGTACCAAAGCTTATGTGCGAACGCGTGATAGCTACCTTGGCATTGTTTTCTTGTCACAACCGAAATACTCAATTGGGTCAACAGGGTTTCATGAGTCCACTCCTAAGCCTAGGGACTCGGTTCATGCTGTTGTTGACTCTGGTTTGTGGGAGCAAGAAGAAGAATGTGTTGATGAGGGGAGAGAAATAGTTGATGCCACCTCTTTTGTGTCCAAGAAGGAATTGCCTTGGGGAGAACTAGAGCTGGAAGATGGTGATGATGATATGGAAGGAAGAGGACAATTTGATCCAACTATAGTGACCAAGGATGAATTGTGTCTTTGGGGAGAAGATGATGATGTTGAAGTTAGAGAAGAATTTGGTACATCTATAGTGTCCAAGGAGGAATTACATCCTTGGGGAGTAGCAGAATTGGATGATAATGATAAAGGAATAGAAGGTGTTAATGCATATTTTGTGTCCAATAAGGAATTGGCTCCCTGGGAAGAAGTCAAAGACGATGAAGAGGATGACAGAAATAACAATGGAAATGGCAATGCTGAGAGAAGAGCACATGGTGGTGCTTCTTTTGTGGCCAATAAGAAATTTTCTACCTCGACAGAAGCAGAAGATGGTGATGATGATTTTGACTACAATAACAATTATGCAGTTGAAAGAATAACAAATGGGGATGCATATTTTGTGGCCAAGAAGGAATTGCCTCCCTGGGGAGAAGCACAAAATGGTAATGTTGTTGACAACAATGCCGAAAGGAGAGCAAATGGAGAAGTATATATTGGGGCCAAGAAGGAATTGGCTCCTTGCGGAGAAGAAGACGATGATGGACACCTTTATTCTAGACCTGTGGAAACTACTTTATCAGCTCCAAAGGGGACAGGACTAATGAGGGAGCATGGGGCAATTTTTCTTGAGGAGATGGATGAGAGTGTGTTGTCTAATAGGATTGTGGTGCTTAGCAGAACTAACAAGATTAGAAGTGCAATGGAGTATTTTAAGTCTATGGAAATATCGGATCTTTCTCCTAATATCCATGCTTGCAATTCTCTTGTTTCTAGCCTTTTGAGAAATGGGTGGTATGATGATTGCTTGAAAGTGTTCAATTTTACAAGAGCAAAAGGGATAACTACAGGGCATACTTATAGCTTGATTCTTAAGGCACATGCAAAAGCTCATGGTTGCGATTCAGCTCTTATATTCTTCAGAGAACTAGAAAGTGAATGTGATGTGGAGAAGGATTTTGATGCTATTGTTTACAACACCATGATATCTATCTGCAGAAATGCTGACAATTGGAGTGAAATAGAGAGGTTGTGGAGGAGTATGAAGGAAAATGGGTGTGCTGGAACCTGTGTCACGTATCGCCTGCTGATCAATAGTTTTGTACGATGCGACCAAAATGACCTTGCTTTTTATGCTTACCGTGAAATGGTTCAAAATGGATTTGAACCAGACAACAATATATTAAATGCTATCATCTGTCTATGTGCTAAGGAGGGAAAATGGGATGATGCATTAAGTGTCTTTAAGACAATGTTGAAGGGTGAACTTAAGCCAAACTTAGTTGCATGCAATGCATTAATTAACTCACTTGGCAGAGCAGGGGAACTCAAGCAAGCATTTCAGATCTACAAAACAATGAAATCATTGGACCTTAAACCAGATGCATATACATTCAATGCCCTACTAAGTTCTCTTAACAAGGCTAATAGGCATCACAAAGCTCTTGAGCTTTTTGAGATGATTGAAAGAGATCAAACATTTCAATTCaatattcatttatataataCTGTTTTAATGTCTTGCTCAAAGCTTAGGTTGTGGGAGAGAGCTGTAGAAATTTTGTGGCAAATGGAAGCTTCTGGATTATCTAATTTGACAATGTCATATAATCTTGTCATCAGGACCTGTGAGCTTGCAAGGAGGTCAACAATTGCACTGCAGGTGTACAAGCACATGGTTCACCAGAAGTGCAGTCCAAACGTGTTTACTTATTTGTCTGTAGTTAGATGCTGTGTTCGTGGAAATCTCTGGGAAGACTTAGAAGAAATCCTAAAT AGCATGCCAAATGCCACTCTCTATAACGCTGCCATTCAAGGGTTGTGCTTACGCTGTAATGTTAACTTGGCAAATAAGGTCTACACAAAAATGCTAGAAAGTGGTCTTCAACCTGATGTCAAAACACAAGTACTTATGCTTCGTATGATAAGGAAAAGGGAGTAG
- the LOC137823760 gene encoding pentatricopeptide repeat-containing protein At3g29290 isoform X1 gives MPLLLSLPFQFHTCLLKLSHSPFLSAPTRTKAYVRTRDSYLGIVFLSQPKYSIGSTGFHESTPKPRDSVHAVVDSGLWEQEEECVDEGREIVDATSFVSKKELPWGELELEDGDDDMEGRGQFDPTIVTKDELCLWGEDDDVEVREEFGTSIVSKEELHPWGVAELDDNDKGIEGVNAYFVSNKELAPWEEVKDDEEDDRNNNGNGNAERRAHGGASFVANKKFSTSTEAEDGDDDFDYNNNYAVERITNGDAYFVAKKELPPWGEAQNGNVVDNNAERRANGEVYIGAKKELAPCGEEDDDGHLYSRPVETTLSAPKGTGLMREHGAIFLEEMDESVLSNRIVVLSRTNKIRSAMEYFKSMEISDLSPNIHACNSLVSSLLRNGWYDDCLKVFNFTRAKGITTGHTYSLILKAHAKAHGCDSALIFFRELESECDVEKDFDAIVYNTMISICRNADNWSEIERLWRSMKENGCAGTCVTYRLLINSFVRCDQNDLAFYAYREMVQNGFEPDNNILNAIICLCAKEGKWDDALSVFKTMLKGELKPNLVACNALINSLGRAGELKQAFQIYKTMKSLDLKPDAYTFNALLSSLNKANRHHKALELFEMIERDQTFQFNIHLYNTVLMSCSKLRLWERAVEILWQMEASGLSNLTMSYNLVIRTCELARRSTIALQVYKHMVHQKCSPNVFTYLSVVRCCVRGNLWEDLEEILNQSMPNATLYNAAIQGLCLRCNVNLANKVYTKMLESGLQPDVKTQVLMLRMIRKRE, from the exons ATGCCCCTTTTGTTGAGTTTACCGTTTCAGTTTCACACTTGTCTTCTCAAGCTTTCTCATTCTCCCTTTCTCAGTGCTCCTACTCGTACCAAAGCTTATGTGCGAACGCGTGATAGCTACCTTGGCATTGTTTTCTTGTCACAACCGAAATACTCAATTGGGTCAACAGGGTTTCATGAGTCCACTCCTAAGCCTAGGGACTCGGTTCATGCTGTTGTTGACTCTGGTTTGTGGGAGCAAGAAGAAGAATGTGTTGATGAGGGGAGAGAAATAGTTGATGCCACCTCTTTTGTGTCCAAGAAGGAATTGCCTTGGGGAGAACTAGAGCTGGAAGATGGTGATGATGATATGGAAGGAAGAGGACAATTTGATCCAACTATAGTGACCAAGGATGAATTGTGTCTTTGGGGAGAAGATGATGATGTTGAAGTTAGAGAAGAATTTGGTACATCTATAGTGTCCAAGGAGGAATTACATCCTTGGGGAGTAGCAGAATTGGATGATAATGATAAAGGAATAGAAGGTGTTAATGCATATTTTGTGTCCAATAAGGAATTGGCTCCCTGGGAAGAAGTCAAAGACGATGAAGAGGATGACAGAAATAACAATGGAAATGGCAATGCTGAGAGAAGAGCACATGGTGGTGCTTCTTTTGTGGCCAATAAGAAATTTTCTACCTCGACAGAAGCAGAAGATGGTGATGATGATTTTGACTACAATAACAATTATGCAGTTGAAAGAATAACAAATGGGGATGCATATTTTGTGGCCAAGAAGGAATTGCCTCCCTGGGGAGAAGCACAAAATGGTAATGTTGTTGACAACAATGCCGAAAGGAGAGCAAATGGAGAAGTATATATTGGGGCCAAGAAGGAATTGGCTCCTTGCGGAGAAGAAGACGATGATGGACACCTTTATTCTAGACCTGTGGAAACTACTTTATCAGCTCCAAAGGGGACAGGACTAATGAGGGAGCATGGGGCAATTTTTCTTGAGGAGATGGATGAGAGTGTGTTGTCTAATAGGATTGTGGTGCTTAGCAGAACTAACAAGATTAGAAGTGCAATGGAGTATTTTAAGTCTATGGAAATATCGGATCTTTCTCCTAATATCCATGCTTGCAATTCTCTTGTTTCTAGCCTTTTGAGAAATGGGTGGTATGATGATTGCTTGAAAGTGTTCAATTTTACAAGAGCAAAAGGGATAACTACAGGGCATACTTATAGCTTGATTCTTAAGGCACATGCAAAAGCTCATGGTTGCGATTCAGCTCTTATATTCTTCAGAGAACTAGAAAGTGAATGTGATGTGGAGAAGGATTTTGATGCTATTGTTTACAACACCATGATATCTATCTGCAGAAATGCTGACAATTGGAGTGAAATAGAGAGGTTGTGGAGGAGTATGAAGGAAAATGGGTGTGCTGGAACCTGTGTCACGTATCGCCTGCTGATCAATAGTTTTGTACGATGCGACCAAAATGACCTTGCTTTTTATGCTTACCGTGAAATGGTTCAAAATGGATTTGAACCAGACAACAATATATTAAATGCTATCATCTGTCTATGTGCTAAGGAGGGAAAATGGGATGATGCATTAAGTGTCTTTAAGACAATGTTGAAGGGTGAACTTAAGCCAAACTTAGTTGCATGCAATGCATTAATTAACTCACTTGGCAGAGCAGGGGAACTCAAGCAAGCATTTCAGATCTACAAAACAATGAAATCATTGGACCTTAAACCAGATGCATATACATTCAATGCCCTACTAAGTTCTCTTAACAAGGCTAATAGGCATCACAAAGCTCTTGAGCTTTTTGAGATGATTGAAAGAGATCAAACATTTCAATTCaatattcatttatataataCTGTTTTAATGTCTTGCTCAAAGCTTAGGTTGTGGGAGAGAGCTGTAGAAATTTTGTGGCAAATGGAAGCTTCTGGATTATCTAATTTGACAATGTCATATAATCTTGTCATCAGGACCTGTGAGCTTGCAAGGAGGTCAACAATTGCACTGCAGGTGTACAAGCACATGGTTCACCAGAAGTGCAGTCCAAACGTGTTTACTTATTTGTCTGTAGTTAGATGCTGTGTTCGTGGAAATCTCTGGGAAGACTTAGAAGAAATCCTAAAT CAGAGCATGCCAAATGCCACTCTCTATAACGCTGCCATTCAAGGGTTGTGCTTACGCTGTAATGTTAACTTGGCAAATAAGGTCTACACAAAAATGCTAGAAAGTGGTCTTCAACCTGATGTCAAAACACAAGTACTTATGCTTCGTATGATAAGGAAAAGGGAGTAG
- the LOC137823871 gene encoding pentatricopeptide repeat-containing protein GUN1, chloroplastic translates to MASTPTTPPHFSSVPPRPSNNNQRHHHNQNRSHHRRNNNRNRWSSSSSSTRYYSPASSAGAGVPSAAATASAAFSSSLSPWLGGQKTRLAPEFSGRRSNKNPGKMNSGGPRAVPNNQQHSKAAEEVLHSLTNAGNDVAAIDSVLLNYRLYVAEDYVYLLKEFANTGDLLLATRTYDFAMSRATDSTFMGKLTSNMIRTLGRLKKIELALNLFEESRSRGYGNTVYSFSAMISALGRNDRFQEAVSLFRSMGYFGLEPNLVTYNAIIDAGAKGENAFEIVVKFLEEMVDAGCLPDRLTYNSLLKTCVPKGRWQLCKDLLAEMERKGIGRDVYTYNTYVDALCKGGRMDLARHAIVVEMPAKNIWPNVVTYSTLMAGYSKAERFEDALNVYDEMKILLIRLDRVSYNALVGLYANLGWFEEAVGKFKEMESCGIKNDVVTYNALIEGYGRYNKCVEVRKLFDEMKARRIYPNDLTYSTLIKIYTKGGMYAEAMDVYREFKREGMETDVVFYSALIDALCKNGFIKSSLRLLDVMIEKGSRPNVVTYNSIIDAFKVGRKPALECGPDTSFEANDLQIKHSSSIVDTLLDQKTDNGNNDEIMKMLEQLAAEKAGLTKKDKRITQDNLYIVQIFRQMHEMEIKPNVVTFSAILNACSCCETFQDASKLLDSLRVFDSQVYGVAHGLLMGHGQGIWDQAQRLFDELEQMDSSTASAFYNALTDMLWHFGQKLGAQMVVIEGRNRNVWKGGWSTECLDLHLTSCGAACAMVHSWLLELRTTVFGGQKSSPILSILTGWGKHSKVVGNGALRKAVEALLNSIGAPFQIAECNLGRFISEGTEVATWLRQPSSLNVLLLHDYIVYSQPVERNQTFNIPSLGAL, encoded by the exons ATGGCATCAACCCCAACAACCCCACCCCACTTCTCCTCCGTTCCCCCGAGACCCTCCAACAATAACCAGCGCCACCACCATAACCAGAACAGGAGCCACCACCGCCGAAACAACAACCGCAACCGCTGgagttcttcttcttcttccaccaGGTACTATTCACCAGCTTCAAGTGCAGGTGCAGGTGTTCCCTCTGCAGCTGCCACTGCCTCAGCTGCATTTTCATCTTCCCTGAGTCCGTGGCTCGGTGGCCAGAAAACCCGGCTTGCGCCCGAGTTTTCTGGTCGGCGGTCCAATAAGAACCCAGGGAAGATGAACTCGGGCGGCCCCAGGGCCGTCCCTAACAACCAGCAGCACTCCAAGGCGGCTGAGGAGGTTCTGCATAGCCTCACTAATGCTGGTAATGATGTTGCTGCCATAGATAGTGTGTTGCTTAATTATAGGCTTTATGTTGCTGAGGATTATGTTTATTTGCTTAAGGAGTTTGCCAATACTGGTGACCTTTTGCTAGCTACTAGGACCTATGATTTTGCCATGAGTAGGGCAACTGATAGTACTTTCATGGGGAAGTTGACCAGCAACATGATTAGGACTCTTGGTAGGTTGAAGAAGATTGAGCTTGCTCTGAATCTGTTTGAAGAGTCTAGGAGTAGAGGGTATGGAAACACTGTTTACTCCTTTTCTGCCATGATTAGTGCTCTTGGCAGGAATGATCGCTTTCAGGAGGCTGTGAGTTTGTTTAGGAGCATGGGATACTTTGGCTTGGAGCCCAATTTGGTCACATACAATGCTATTATTGATGCAGGGGCTAAAGGGGAAAATGCCTTTGAAATAGTTGTTAAGTTTTTGGAGGAGATGGTAGATGCAGGTTGTTTGCCAGATCGGCTTACTTATAACTCACTTCTCAAAACTTGTGTCCCGAAGGGTAGGTGGCAATTGTGTAAGGATTTGTTGGCTGAAATGGAAAGGAAAGGGATTGGGCGTGATGTGTATACTTATAATACATATGTGGATGCACTGTGTAAAGGTGGACGGATGGATCTTGCCAGGCATGCTATTGTTGTGGAGATGCCTGCTAAGAACATCTGGCCCAATGTCGTCACTTATAGTACTTTGATGGCTGGCTATTCTAAGGCTGAGCGCTTTGAAGATGCCCTAAATGTGTATGATGAAATGAAGATCCTTTTGATTCGGTTGGATAGGGTGTCTTACAATGCACTGGTTGGACTATATGCAAATCTTGGTTGGTTTGAGGAGGCAGTGGGTAAATTTAAAGAGATGGAGAGTTGTGGAATAAAAAATGATGTAGTAACTTATAATGCATTGATAGAGGGATATGGCAGATACAACAAGTGTGTTGAGGTCAGAAAATTATTTGATGAGATGAAAGCAAGACGCATTTATCCGAATGATCTAACTTACTCgacattaattaaaatatacacTAAAGGTGGAATGTATGCTGAGGCAATGGATGTTTATAGAGAGTTCAAGCGAGAAGGCATGGAGACAGATGTTGTATTTTACAGTGCTCTCATTGATGCTTTATGCAAAAATGGTTTTATCAAATCTTCTTTGAGGCTGCTTGATGTGATGATAGAGAAAGGAAGTAGGCCAAATGTTGTGACTTACAACTCCATTATTGATGCCTTCAAAGTAGGACGGAAACCAGCTCTGGAATGTGGGCCTGATACTTCTTTTGAAGCCAATGACCTTCAAATTAAACATTCATCTTCTATTGTGGATACCTTACTAGATCAGAAGACTGACAATGGGAACAATGATGAAATCATGAAGATGTTGGAGCAACTTGCTGCCGAAAAAGCAGGTCTTACGAAGAAGGATAAGAGGATCACACAAGACAATTTGTACATAGTGCAGATATTTCGACAAATGCATGAAATGGAAATTAAACCTAATGTTGTCACATTTTCAGCCATCTTGAATGCTTGCAG TTGTTGTGAGACATTTCAAGATGCTTCAAAGCTATTAGACAGCCTCCGCGTGTTTGATAGCCAGGTCTATGGTGTAGCTCATGGCCTACTTATGGGTCATGGGCAAGGCATATGGGATCAGGCTCAAAGACTTTTTGATGAACTTGAGCAGATGGATTCTTCAACAGCATCTGCATTTTATAATGCTCTGACTGATATGTTGTGGCATTTTGGTCAG AAACTTGGGGCTCAAATGGTTGTGATTGAAGGGAGAAACCGAAATGTGTGGAAAGGGGGCTGGTCTACTGAATGCTTGGATCTACATCTCACATCTTGTGGAGCAGCCTGTGCAATGGTGCATTCATGGTTGCTCGAATTGCGCACCACTGTTTTTGGAGGCCAGAAGTCATCTCCTATATTGAG CATATTAACTGGATGGGGCAAGCATAGCAAAGTAGTGGGCAACGGTGCTTTAAGAAAGGCTGTTGAGGCACTCCTGAATAGCATTGGTGCACCCTTTCAGATAGCTGAGTGTAATTTGGGGAGGTTTATATCAGAAGGAACTGAAGTAGCTACTTGGTTGAGACAACCCAGCTCCCTGAATGTGCTACTTCTCCATGATTACATTGTTTATTCTCAACCAGTGGAGAGAAACCAAACATTTAATATACCATCTCTTGGAGCTTTGTAG